A window of Clostridia bacterium contains these coding sequences:
- the pckA gene encoding phosphoenolpyruvate carboxykinase (ATP): MKLNPFPLQAKKVHFNLSVPQLVEAALARQEGRLTSTGALAVETGKYTGRSPNDRFIVNDPAVRDQIDWGPVNRPIAPDKFHRLYADVLAYLKNKELFVFDGFAGADKTYRMPIRVINEYAWHNLFAHQLFLRPAAGELAHHRPEFTVISAPGFEANPAVHGTNSEAFIIISFTDRLVLIGGTKYAGEIKKSIFSVMNYLLPQKNVLSMHCSANQSKDGQVALFFGLSGTGKTTLSADPNRFLIGDDEHGWSEAGIFNIEGGCYAKCINLSAEKEPQIYQAIKFGAVVENVILQESARLADYDDDRLTENTRAAYPVDHIPNALIPGVAAHPKVIVFLTADAFGVLPPIARLSKEQAMYHFLSGYTSKLAGTERGITEPQATFSACFGAPFLPLNPAVYAEMLGKKIDEHQVRVYLVNTGWTGGPYGTGKRMDLPYTRAMITAALNGELERQEFTVHPVFGLAVPRACPGVPAEVLDPRATWPDPAAYDRQAEKLAQLFVDNFQKFNRVSDAIKAAAPKVS, from the coding sequence ATGAAATTGAATCCTTTTCCATTGCAGGCAAAAAAAGTCCACTTCAACTTGTCCGTACCCCAGCTCGTTGAAGCGGCGCTGGCCAGGCAAGAAGGACGGCTTACCTCCACCGGTGCCCTGGCGGTGGAAACCGGCAAGTATACCGGCCGCTCTCCTAATGACCGCTTCATCGTGAATGACCCTGCCGTCCGGGACCAGATCGACTGGGGTCCGGTGAACCGCCCTATCGCACCGGACAAGTTCCACCGCCTCTATGCTGATGTTTTAGCTTATTTGAAAAATAAAGAACTTTTCGTCTTTGACGGGTTCGCCGGGGCGGACAAAACCTACCGCATGCCTATCCGGGTGATCAATGAATACGCTTGGCACAACCTGTTTGCCCACCAACTATTCCTACGCCCGGCCGCGGGGGAGCTGGCCCATCACCGGCCGGAATTCACGGTGATCAGCGCCCCCGGTTTTGAAGCGAACCCGGCGGTGCACGGTACCAACTCGGAGGCTTTCATCATCATCAGCTTCACGGATAGGCTTGTCTTGATTGGCGGCACCAAGTATGCCGGCGAAATAAAAAAATCCATCTTCAGTGTGATGAACTATCTCTTGCCCCAGAAGAACGTGCTTTCCATGCATTGTTCCGCCAATCAAAGCAAGGATGGCCAGGTGGCTCTGTTCTTCGGTTTGTCCGGCACCGGCAAGACCACCCTGTCCGCCGATCCCAACAGGTTTCTTATCGGCGACGACGAGCACGGCTGGTCCGAGGCCGGTATCTTCAATATCGAGGGGGGCTGTTACGCTAAATGCATTAACCTTTCCGCGGAAAAGGAGCCCCAGATTTACCAGGCCATCAAATTCGGCGCCGTGGTGGAAAACGTGATCCTGCAGGAGTCGGCCCGCCTGGCCGATTATGACGATGACCGCTTAACGGAGAATACCCGGGCCGCTTATCCGGTGGACCATATTCCCAATGCCCTGATTCCGGGGGTGGCAGCCCATCCCAAGGTTATTGTTTTCCTGACGGCGGATGCTTTCGGCGTCCTGCCCCCCATTGCCAGGCTGTCCAAAGAGCAGGCCATGTATCACTTTTTATCCGGGTACACCAGCAAGCTGGCCGGCACGGAGAGAGGCATCACCGAACCGCAAGCCACCTTCTCCGCCTGTTTCGGCGCCCCTTTCCTGCCCCTGAATCCTGCGGTCTATGCCGAAATGCTGGGTAAGAAAATTGACGAGCACCAGGTCAGGGTGTACCTGGTGAATACCGGCTGGACCGGCGGCCCCTACGGCACCGGCAAGCGCATGGACCTCCCCTACACCAGGGCCATGATCACTGCCGCTCTAAACGGGGAACTGGAGCGGCAGGAGTTTACCGTCCACCCGGTCTTTGGCCTGGCCGTCCCCAGGGCCTGTCCCGGCGTCCCGGCGGAAGTGCTGGATCCCAGGGCCACCTGGCCTGATCCGGCCGCCTATGACCGGCAGGCGGAAAAGCTGGCCCAGCTCTTTGTAGACAACTTCCAGAAGTTCAACCGGGTGTCGGATGCCATCAAGGCCGCCGCACCAAAAGTGAGCTAA
- a CDS encoding polysaccharide deacetylase has product MYLGSVRFYKHVIYLSMALILVGLILGIYALGKELLGRFTLPSAGAAETVAAAVEEVIPPPPEAEEEAVQPAAFDQLPYQTAFPELYALPPAAQRQAQNVAYLTFDDGPSARTLEILDILKEHEIKATFFVVTENCDAEILKRIVAEGHAIGIHTHSHKYTEIYRSVEDYLADFQKAYDIIYQATSVKPDIFRFPGGSINSYNRGIYQELISEMLRRGFVYYDWNISTLDTVPRISAEKIIQHVASSIQGQSNLFILAHDSGDKRNTVEALPEIIDLVKARGYVFDKIENSVKPVVFAYPE; this is encoded by the coding sequence ATGTATTTAGGAAGCGTCAGGTTTTACAAGCACGTCATCTATTTGTCCATGGCCCTGATCCTGGTGGGATTAATCCTGGGGATCTATGCGCTGGGTAAAGAACTCCTGGGCAGGTTTACCCTGCCATCCGCCGGAGCTGCTGAAACGGTGGCGGCAGCGGTGGAGGAAGTCATCCCCCCTCCCCCGGAGGCGGAGGAAGAGGCGGTTCAGCCCGCTGCCTTTGACCAGCTTCCCTATCAAACTGCTTTTCCGGAGCTTTACGCCCTGCCGCCGGCAGCTCAGCGCCAGGCCCAAAACGTGGCCTACCTGACTTTTGATGACGGGCCTTCTGCCAGGACGCTGGAGATCTTAGATATCCTCAAGGAACACGAGATTAAAGCCACCTTTTTTGTGGTGACGGAAAACTGTGATGCGGAAATCTTAAAACGGATCGTGGCCGAGGGGCATGCCATCGGCATCCATACCCACAGCCACAAGTACACGGAGATCTATCGCTCGGTAGAGGATTACCTGGCTGACTTTCAAAAAGCGTATGATATAATTTACCAGGCGACTTCGGTGAAACCGGATATTTTCCGTTTTCCCGGGGGCAGCATCAACTCTTACAACCGGGGCATCTACCAGGAACTGATCTCGGAAATGTTGAGACGGGGCTTTGTGTATTATGATTGGAACATCTCCACGTTGGATACGGTGCCCCGGATCAGCGCGGAAAAAATCATCCAACATGTGGCTTCGTCCATCCAGGGGCAGAGCAATTTGTTTATCCTGGCCCATGACAGCGGGGATAAGAGGAATACGGTGGAGGCTTTGCCGGAAATCATTGACCTCGTCAAGGCCAGGGGATATGTCTTTGATAAGATTGAAAATTCAGTTAAGCCTGTGGTTTTTGCTTATCCCGAATAA
- a CDS encoding polymer-forming cytoskeletal protein, which produces MVSNFKQAWREVFSFSKASGSGAQNETGHGLPQNNLVDTAGGKETAAPKGPDQKEDKPYYKNAPKPRFDESSTTYITRSTIIKGTIQTDGDLKIAGRIEGNVEGRNIALIGGRIIGDVNCTNMEVDDARIEGNITALEAVHIGKENVILGNVAANRGRVAGKIKGHVTVQQDLEVEAEAVILGDITADLISVQKGAALQGNVIVGREQVNSVAQKIQEANDTLDS; this is translated from the coding sequence ATGGTCAGCAATTTCAAACAAGCTTGGCGAGAAGTGTTTTCTTTCAGCAAGGCTTCCGGCAGCGGTGCCCAAAACGAGACCGGCCATGGCCTTCCGCAGAATAACCTCGTGGATACCGCAGGCGGGAAAGAGACGGCCGCGCCGAAAGGGCCTGACCAAAAAGAGGACAAGCCTTATTACAAGAACGCTCCCAAGCCCAGATTTGATGAAAGCAGTACTACCTACATTACCAGGTCCACCATCATTAAGGGTACAATTCAAACGGATGGGGATTTGAAAATTGCGGGCCGGATCGAAGGCAATGTGGAAGGGCGCAACATCGCCTTGATCGGGGGAAGGATCATCGGCGATGTCAATTGCACCAACATGGAAGTGGACGATGCCCGGATTGAAGGAAATATTACTGCTTTGGAAGCAGTGCACATAGGCAAGGAAAACGTGATCCTGGGCAATGTGGCCGCCAACCGGGGTAGGGTGGCCGGGAAAATAAAGGGACATGTCACCGTCCAGCAAGATCTGGAGGTCGAAGCGGAAGCCGTCATCCTGGGCGATATTACGGCGGATTTGATCAGCGTCCAGAAGGGTGCTGCCTTGCAGGGTAATGTAATTGTGGGACGGGAACAGGTTAATTCCGTCGCGCAAAAAATCCAAGAGGCAAACGATACCCTGGATTCCTAA
- a CDS encoding 4Fe-4S dicluster domain-containing protein produces the protein MKPFGTPAKAETPTGDGPKWAMVIDLAKCIGCSTCTVACKAENRTPPGVSYNVVLTRERGRFPQVTVEHIPRPCMQCERPACAQVCPVKATYKMANGITAIDYERCIGCRYCITACPYGARSFDFGHSYEQEMISFDAVQAPEYGVDRGPREGSKSPKGTVRKCTFCFHRLSRGEEPACVETCLGDARYFGDLSDPNSIVSKLAAGPRAFYLKESMGTLPRVIYLK, from the coding sequence ATGAAACCATTCGGTACTCCGGCCAAGGCGGAGACGCCGACCGGGGATGGGCCTAAGTGGGCCATGGTGATTGACTTGGCTAAATGTATCGGCTGTTCTACCTGTACGGTAGCCTGCAAAGCCGAAAATCGCACACCGCCGGGGGTTAGTTACAATGTGGTCTTGACCCGGGAAAGGGGGCGTTTTCCCCAGGTCACGGTGGAGCATATACCCAGGCCCTGCATGCAGTGCGAGCGTCCGGCCTGTGCCCAGGTCTGCCCGGTGAAAGCCACCTATAAGATGGCCAACGGTATCACGGCGATCGATTATGAACGCTGTATCGGCTGCCGGTACTGCATTACCGCCTGCCCTTACGGCGCCAGGTCTTTTGACTTCGGCCACAGTTACGAGCAGGAGATGATTTCCTTCGACGCAGTCCAAGCACCGGAATACGGGGTTGACCGGGGCCCGCGAGAGGGGTCCAAATCTCCCAAGGGCACGGTCCGGAAGTGTACTTTCTGTTTCCACCGGCTGTCCCGGGGGGAGGAGCCGGCTTGTGTGGAAACGTGCCTCGGCGATGCCAGGTACTTTGGGGATCTCAGTGACCCAAACAGCATCGTATCTAAACTGGCGGCCGGTCCTAGAGCCTTTTATTTAAAAGAATCCATGGGCACTTTGCCCAGGGTCATCTATTTAAAGTGA
- the nrfD gene encoding polysulfide reductase NrfD has translation MLWYVCLLATVAVGFAAIVTRAAQGLGVTHLTSDVPWGAWVAFYIYFVGLSAGAFLLSSLIHVFDMHHLEKVGKDATLVAIIAMILALAFILIDIGRMDRFWHALVYGNITSVLAYEVRFYVVYIILLAAELWLAMRRDLVLTAQGTGPRAALARILKLGSRDTSEKARQRDLRWLKILGAIGIPIAIFGVHGGTGLLFAVVKARHYWNTAIFPVVFVVSALVSGTALVTAIYIIKTRLAGKQVDGNLLQSLSGLMMLFLLVDIGLQIFEFIVSFYGLQPEALHSLHYMLAGPHAGVFWLVQVGVGMIIPIALYSMKGARRSPVAMLVAALAILIGILGVRFNIVLPALIPPVLPGLPEGQYYPTGSEWMASGGIIAMGMLLYTLAVRLLPIDES, from the coding sequence ATGTTATGGTATGTTTGCCTGCTGGCGACCGTGGCGGTGGGATTTGCCGCCATTGTGACGCGAGCCGCCCAGGGCTTGGGTGTGACCCATTTAACCAGCGATGTTCCCTGGGGAGCATGGGTAGCATTCTATATTTACTTCGTAGGCTTGAGCGCAGGAGCGTTTCTCCTCTCCTCGCTGATCCATGTCTTTGATATGCATCATCTTGAAAAAGTAGGAAAAGACGCGACCCTGGTGGCCATTATCGCCATGATCCTGGCCCTGGCCTTTATCTTGATCGATATCGGGCGGATGGACCGGTTCTGGCATGCCCTGGTCTACGGCAATATCACCAGTGTCCTGGCTTATGAAGTGCGCTTTTATGTGGTCTATATCATCCTGTTGGCTGCCGAGTTGTGGCTGGCCATGCGCCGGGATCTGGTGCTTACCGCTCAGGGTACGGGCCCAAGGGCTGCCCTGGCCCGCATCCTGAAACTGGGCAGCCGTGATACTTCGGAAAAGGCCCGGCAAAGAGACCTGCGCTGGTTGAAAATACTGGGTGCCATCGGCATTCCCATCGCCATCTTTGGTGTGCACGGGGGAACCGGTTTGCTGTTTGCCGTGGTGAAGGCCCGGCATTACTGGAATACGGCCATTTTCCCCGTGGTGTTTGTGGTATCGGCCCTGGTATCCGGTACCGCCCTGGTCACCGCCATTTACATCATCAAGACCAGACTGGCGGGCAAGCAAGTGGATGGGAACCTGCTGCAGTCCTTGAGCGGTCTCATGATGCTGTTCCTCTTGGTTGACATTGGCCTGCAGATCTTCGAGTTCATCGTCAGTTTTTACGGTCTCCAGCCGGAGGCGCTTCATTCCCTCCATTACATGCTGGCGGGGCCCCATGCCGGGGTATTCTGGCTGGTACAGGTGGGTGTGGGGATGATCATCCCGATTGCCTTGTATAGCATGAAAGGGGCTCGCCGGTCGCCGGTAGCTATGTTGGTGGCGGCGCTGGCCATCCTCATTGGTATTTTGGGCGTGCGTTTCAATATCGTATTGCCGGCCCTGATACCGCCGGTACTACCTGGGTTGCCGGAAGGACAGTACTATCCTACCGGGTCGGAATGGATGGCTTCCGGCGGCATTATCGCCATGGGCATGCTTCTATATACTTTGGCGGTTCGCTTATTACCCATTGATGAGTCTTAA
- a CDS encoding molybdopterin-dependent oxidoreductase — MKTKKTCWQLTRRNFIKGSILIGGAAALTPVMAKERGDHRPAPWYDSPHGVGQDFEDYDATNVIYSLCEQCNTHCTIKVVFKEQEGVAAGPSVVRKIAGNPYSPLNTQPFGQIPYETSPVEAVKGKGDPAVDGRSFRGGRTCLKGQAGIQTAYDALRVTQPLKRVGPRGSGEFQTISWEQAIREILEGSDLGTPGIKECNKFVPQGQVMADWELVKAGEMSQADFDRKYAGVLIDTKHPDLGPKVNQIVSLVGDRRDFIQERFWFKSLGSINTIHHGGICGMPGVMGNVQSFTGPQKKRMYSDIDHAEYLIIWGTDPFVANKGPSWLAPKLMKALERGMKLVVVDPRMSAAAEKAHRWLPIIPGTDAALALGMARWIIEHKRYDERYLLNPNKEAAKADGEPTWSDATHLVNLSDPKRPKLKAADLGIGGNEYVVLQNGVPVPADQAAEGTLEVDTTINGIRVKSAFTLFKERCFERTLAEYAQICGIPAQDIAAVAEEFTSYGKKASITSYRGPAMHTNGFYAIRAIACLNHLLGNYDWKGGAISSGAQYSPLSGLYDLLGVPGERTAWGVTMFRRGPYEKSSLFARDGYPAKRPWFPIGNHAIFEVLPSIGEGYPYPIKALFIHRIAPTLSAGDGERTLEILKDTEKVPLLVVSDLVVSEAASVADYILPDLSYLERWGFETIYPNQPLKLSHFQQPATRVFDGPRAFEDVLIEIGKALNLPGVGDNAFPDGSHLHCAEDFYLKLVANIAFDGEPVPDAGPEEQALFITTRQKALGPYFDEQKWRQAVRPQEWPKVVYVLNRGGRFEAPGREYVGEHIKYQYGNQADFYSERVAQHRHSYTGEYFDGLPRYEPQRFFNGEEIRDDAYPLYMINWKAHYIGTHRNISDAWLREIERENFLWINPVDAVARGIKDGDPVLIKSANAQVQGVAKVTERIRPGVVGSNYNYGHYAYGTVPVKIDGKPTATDPVYGHVPWAQKPHSGYAGPRRAGFSANLLLRHDEALHGGTIFDPVGAGPGQLSGKVEVLKL; from the coding sequence ATGAAGACCAAGAAGACCTGTTGGCAGTTGACTAGACGCAATTTTATTAAAGGAAGTATTCTCATCGGTGGTGCCGCTGCGTTGACACCCGTCATGGCGAAAGAGCGGGGGGATCACCGCCCGGCGCCCTGGTACGACAGCCCCCACGGGGTTGGTCAAGATTTTGAGGATTATGATGCCACTAATGTGATCTACAGCCTTTGCGAGCAGTGCAATACCCACTGTACCATCAAGGTGGTGTTCAAGGAACAGGAGGGGGTAGCCGCCGGTCCCAGTGTGGTGCGCAAGATTGCCGGTAACCCGTACAGCCCCCTCAATACCCAGCCCTTTGGGCAGATTCCTTATGAGACTTCCCCGGTGGAGGCTGTCAAAGGAAAAGGGGACCCGGCGGTGGACGGGCGGTCTTTCCGGGGTGGAAGAACTTGTCTCAAAGGACAGGCGGGGATCCAGACGGCTTACGATGCCTTGCGGGTAACCCAGCCCCTCAAGCGGGTGGGACCCAGGGGCAGCGGTGAATTCCAGACCATTTCCTGGGAGCAGGCCATCAGGGAAATACTGGAGGGAAGCGATTTAGGGACTCCCGGCATCAAGGAGTGCAACAAGTTTGTGCCCCAGGGACAGGTCATGGCAGACTGGGAACTGGTCAAAGCCGGTGAGATGTCTCAAGCAGATTTTGACCGGAAGTACGCCGGCGTGCTGATCGATACCAAGCATCCGGACTTGGGGCCTAAAGTCAATCAAATCGTCAGCCTGGTGGGGGACCGGAGGGATTTCATCCAGGAACGCTTTTGGTTCAAGTCATTAGGCAGTATCAATACCATCCATCACGGGGGCATCTGCGGTATGCCCGGGGTGATGGGCAATGTGCAGTCTTTTACCGGTCCCCAGAAAAAGCGGATGTACAGTGACATTGATCATGCGGAGTACCTGATCATCTGGGGCACGGATCCTTTCGTGGCCAATAAAGGGCCCAGTTGGCTGGCGCCTAAACTAATGAAGGCTCTGGAGCGGGGCATGAAGCTGGTCGTGGTGGATCCCCGCATGAGCGCCGCGGCGGAAAAGGCCCACCGGTGGCTTCCCATCATTCCCGGGACCGACGCTGCCCTGGCCCTGGGCATGGCCCGGTGGATCATTGAGCACAAGCGGTACGACGAGCGGTACTTGCTGAATCCGAACAAAGAGGCAGCTAAGGCCGACGGGGAACCCACCTGGTCCGATGCCACTCACCTGGTCAACTTGAGCGACCCGAAGAGACCGAAATTGAAGGCCGCGGACCTGGGCATCGGGGGTAATGAGTATGTGGTGCTGCAAAACGGTGTGCCGGTGCCGGCGGACCAAGCCGCCGAGGGTACTCTGGAAGTGGATACCACCATTAACGGCATCCGGGTGAAATCCGCCTTTACCCTGTTTAAAGAGAGATGTTTTGAAAGGACTTTAGCGGAATATGCCCAGATATGCGGTATTCCCGCCCAGGACATTGCTGCCGTGGCGGAGGAATTTACCTCTTACGGGAAGAAGGCGTCCATCACCTCTTACCGGGGACCGGCCATGCATACGAATGGTTTTTATGCTATCCGGGCCATCGCCTGCCTCAATCACCTGTTGGGCAACTATGACTGGAAAGGCGGGGCCATCTCCAGCGGGGCCCAATACAGCCCGTTAAGCGGTCTCTATGATCTCTTAGGTGTACCGGGCGAGCGGACCGCCTGGGGAGTCACCATGTTTCGCCGGGGTCCTTATGAAAAGAGCAGTCTTTTTGCCAGGGACGGCTACCCGGCCAAACGGCCCTGGTTCCCCATCGGCAATCACGCTATTTTTGAGGTGCTTCCCAGTATCGGGGAAGGGTATCCCTATCCCATCAAAGCTTTATTCATTCACCGGATTGCGCCGACTCTTTCCGCAGGGGACGGGGAGAGAACGCTGGAAATCCTGAAGGACACGGAAAAAGTACCCTTGCTGGTAGTGTCGGACCTGGTGGTCAGTGAAGCGGCATCTGTGGCAGACTACATTTTGCCTGATTTGAGCTACCTGGAAAGATGGGGTTTTGAAACCATCTACCCGAACCAGCCGTTAAAACTAAGCCATTTCCAGCAGCCGGCTACCCGGGTTTTCGACGGGCCCAGGGCTTTTGAGGATGTGCTCATCGAAATAGGCAAGGCCCTTAACTTGCCCGGGGTGGGGGATAATGCTTTCCCCGACGGCAGTCACCTGCACTGCGCCGAAGACTTTTACCTCAAGCTGGTGGCGAACATTGCTTTCGACGGAGAACCGGTTCCCGATGCCGGCCCCGAAGAGCAGGCATTGTTCATCACCACCAGGCAAAAGGCCCTGGGTCCCTATTTCGATGAACAAAAGTGGCGGCAGGCCGTGCGGCCCCAGGAATGGCCGAAGGTGGTCTATGTCCTGAACCGGGGCGGGCGCTTTGAAGCCCCCGGCCGGGAGTATGTGGGCGAGCACATCAAATATCAATACGGCAACCAGGCGGATTTCTATTCCGAGCGGGTGGCCCAGCACCGCCATTCATATACCGGGGAGTATTTTGACGGGCTGCCCCGTTACGAACCCCAGCGCTTCTTCAACGGCGAGGAAATCCGGGATGATGCTTATCCCCTGTACATGATCAACTGGAAAGCCCATTATATCGGCACCCACCGGAACATCAGCGATGCCTGGTTAAGGGAAATTGAAAGGGAAAACTTCTTGTGGATTAATCCCGTCGATGCCGTGGCCAGGGGCATTAAAGACGGTGATCCGGTTTTGATCAAGTCGGCCAATGCCCAGGTCCAAGGCGTCGCCAAAGTCACCGAGCGGATCCGGCCGGGGGTGGTAGGCAGCAACTACAATTACGGGCATTATGCCTACGGTACCGTGCCGGTGAAGATCGACGGCAAACCGACCGCGACGGACCCGGTTTACGGTCATGTACCCTGGGCCCAGAAGCCCCACAGCGGTTATGCCGGGCCGCGCCGGGCCGGCTTTTCGGCCAACCTCCTCCTGCGGCATGATGAAGCTCTCCACGGGGGAACCATCTTCGATCCGGTGGGAGCAGGACCCGGGCAGTTGAGCGGCAAAGTGGAGGTATTAAAACTATAA
- a CDS encoding diguanylate cyclase produces the protein MREKVCQSILYNSPIGYAYVRALTDEQGLVCDFEVLDVNRALEELVGAKSEEIVGRRVTRLLPDLKESRWDWFAYYGELALEGGNREFTYYSEKLGKWLRVQAYAPEKYHIVLFLNDISQEIRQIRELDTLFKVSPDLLCVLGRDYSITRVNKAFEQFAGKKAEELVGAGLLSFTYPADREYTRAKLEALASQDDPVKFVNRLYGHDGAYHYLEWHGLAHGSQLYLAARDITHSRIERAYFEALFLNSTDAMLYFDRETKVFNLNKQFTELFGYTLEELKGVPLCQFFPPEPEDGPALCQRILQGESVALETVRISKSGRRIPVAVKGGPVYIDGELKGGFAVYTDISERKAYEEHLKHLSLHDQLTGLYNRNFFETQVKIIEKSKRYPISVIVFDVDGLKLVNDTLGHAQGDKLLQLIANVIAKSLRASDFLARIGGDEFVAVLPETDEETVLKIADRIRANIRKANEASKEFPVSVSVGAATAANHYTTIEEVLRKADERMYHEKLVEKRGTKGEMLAFLLKALRDMNAGKNET, from the coding sequence ATGAGAGAAAAGGTCTGTCAATCCATTCTTTACAATTCCCCTATCGGATATGCCTATGTCAGAGCTCTAACGGATGAACAAGGATTGGTTTGTGACTTTGAGGTCTTGGATGTGAACCGGGCTTTGGAGGAGTTAGTCGGGGCGAAAAGTGAGGAGATTGTCGGCAGGCGGGTCACCCGGCTCTTACCGGATCTGAAGGAGAGCAGGTGGGATTGGTTTGCCTATTACGGTGAGCTTGCCCTTGAGGGCGGGAATAGGGAATTTACTTATTATTCGGAAAAACTGGGCAAGTGGTTGCGCGTGCAGGCTTATGCCCCGGAAAAATACCATATTGTTCTCTTTCTTAACGACATTTCGCAAGAAATACGGCAAATCCGGGAATTGGATACCTTATTCAAGGTGTCGCCGGATTTGCTTTGCGTTTTAGGGCGGGATTACAGCATCACCAGGGTTAACAAAGCTTTTGAACAATTCGCCGGGAAGAAGGCGGAGGAACTGGTGGGCGCGGGACTCTTGAGTTTTACTTACCCGGCGGATCGGGAGTATACCCGGGCTAAACTGGAAGCTTTAGCGTCACAGGACGATCCTGTTAAGTTTGTCAATCGCCTTTACGGTCATGACGGGGCCTATCACTATCTGGAGTGGCACGGCTTAGCCCACGGTTCCCAGCTGTATTTGGCCGCCAGGGACATTACCCACAGCCGGATCGAACGGGCCTATTTCGAGGCGCTGTTTTTGAACAGCACCGATGCCATGCTTTACTTTGACCGGGAAACGAAGGTTTTTAATCTCAACAAGCAGTTTACGGAATTATTCGGTTATACATTAGAAGAGCTCAAGGGAGTGCCCTTGTGCCAGTTCTTCCCCCCTGAGCCGGAGGACGGGCCGGCGTTGTGCCAGCGGATCCTGCAAGGAGAGAGCGTCGCCCTGGAGACCGTCCGCATCAGTAAATCCGGCAGGCGCATTCCCGTGGCGGTGAAAGGGGGACCGGTCTATATCGACGGCGAGTTAAAAGGCGGTTTTGCCGTGTACACGGATATTTCCGAGCGAAAGGCTTATGAGGAGCACTTGAAGCACCTCAGTCTCCATGACCAGCTGACGGGGTTGTACAACCGGAATTTCTTTGAAACCCAGGTTAAAATCATTGAAAAAAGCAAGCGGTATCCCATTTCCGTTATCGTCTTTGACGTGGATGGCTTGAAACTGGTCAATGACACGCTGGGACATGCCCAGGGTGATAAGCTGCTGCAGCTGATTGCCAATGTGATTGCCAAATCCCTCCGGGCCAGTGATTTCCTGGCCCGCATCGGCGGCGACGAGTTCGTGGCGGTGCTGCCGGAAACCGATGAAGAAACGGTCCTCAAAATCGCCGACCGCATCAGGGCCAACATCCGGAAAGCCAATGAGGCATCCAAGGAGTTCCCCGTCAGCGTTTCCGTGGGTGCGGCAACGGCGGCAAACCACTATACCACCATCGAAGAAGTCTTGCGCAAGGCCGATGAAAGAATGTATCATGAAAAACTGGTGGAGAAACGGGGCACCAAGGGAGAAATGCTGGCTTTCCTGCTCAAGGCTTTAAGAGATATGAATGCCGGGAAAAATGAAACTTAA